A segment of the Gossypium hirsutum isolate 1008001.06 chromosome D10, Gossypium_hirsutum_v2.1, whole genome shotgun sequence genome:
GAAAGATCGTTTAATTGATCACAAGATTATCAttagataaattttttataaagacTCAAGATTAAACATCGGGTTTGAGTCATACTTACTGATTCTTGGCAAAGACTAAGGGTATTACGATCgataaatacaaatttaatataaaaacgtTTCAAACAGGAATTAATTCCAATTcgagaaaacaaaaataattctCAGCAACAAAAAGATGTAAATTTTgatgtaaaaaataaaagaaaaaggaagaaaaaatagGGAGAAAAACAAAATTCTGGTTAGGATTGGGAAAGAAAGAAAACCTAGTTCAATTGGAAAAAGATTGATTTAAATAGTTAGGGTTTGAAAATCCTAGGGGTGGTTTGGCAATTAACCCATCATTTTGGCCGAAATTAAGGAGGACAAATAAAAGGATCAATGATAAAGATGGGGTGGCTCAAAGAAGGGGAAAAATAGAGTTGATACTTAACCATTGATTTACTACCCACTCTTGTTAAATTATCCGTTCaaatagtatttatttttatataaattttaccttAGTTTGTtgaaaactaaagaaaataaatggGAAAACAGTTGTTTGAACCTAAAACCTATAAGGAGTGCACTAACTACTTAACTATTAAACCTAAGTCATTACTtggttaattatttcaattaaaccaTTTATATTTGGGGCATGACAATAGTATCTTAATATTAGttaggtaaaaaaataaaattgaataattgcgGTATCTAATACAAACCAAgcattaacttattttatttttttaaatgttaattttggtaGTCAAGATTatcccaaatttaaaaatatttgttaaaagtatcactacagcaaaacaggcttttagcagcgtttttttaggcctataagcgtcgctaaaagtatttgcagcGCTTTCACAAGCGCCACAAAAAAAGCTGCTATAGACAATGTCGCTAATTTTGGCGGCATTTCTTtcacataaacgccgctaaagaacatgacctttagcggtgcttcattagtggctttagcggcgcttttatcatAATCACCGTAAACAACATGACCTGTAGCGTCgcttttttcacaaacgccgGTTGAAGTACCcttctttagtggcattttacAAAAAACACCACTAACTTTGGCAGATTTGTAGCATCCAATTTTCATCCATATGCAACCCTTCCTGTAGCATggaatccaaccaaaaacagcaaatctaaatgatactttaaattcaatgaatgatatatgatataaattgaaaaataaagtacaattcaaattattcttacaataatgttaaaaatattcatacaatagtctaagatggcagattttgcgactgctgaaacatcttcatcatattcttcATCATGTCCAACCCATTCAAGTTAGGTATACTTTGAACATGTCTATTTTATATGAATTAGCTTTGTCCCTACACATCCTCCATTATTGAGGTTTTGCTTGGTAGGGTGGAAAAAAATTGGAGTGAtaaaaaattgaaagagaaaaaataaaatcataaaaaaaatattttttttcttttcataggTGTACTTGGTAGGAaagatgaaaaaattgaaagaaaaataaatttctttctgTGTAGAGTTGAAaaaatgagaggaaagaaaatgaacattttaaaaaatgcataattttgaactaacacACATccctctttcattttctatccTTTTATAATTCCAATTCGGAGTGATTTGTTTTATACATTAGAATGGAAACTGTATctctcctattttctttcctctcagtTTTCTTTCCTAGTAAGTGcagttaaaatttattttctttttacattttcaTTCTCTCCTCTCTTTCCACTTttctattcaaccaaacacacCTTATGTTTCCTTCATCTAATTCTCCACCTTTATTTCCTGGCTCTCGGGTATTAGAAACCACTCATTGCTCGACATGGAGAGAAAAGTTGGAACCATTGCTAAAGTTGGCTCTCATAATTATcgcttttatatataataattagtcATTATTCATATTCACTCTATTatcatatgtataaattataggcaatataagttgatatttcattaaaaacttttttaaagttaattataaaataaattgattaagcCTTAATccatttaacataattattattgtaAGAAGGACGTAggttttaaatgtgtttaattctaaaatttctttttattttgtccGTTTTTATACCTTGGGCAGTAACATACATTTACATTTTGCGATGGAcctataatttctttttttcctcCATTGTCAATGGCCACCAATAAAATTTTGACGTCTTCATGGGGCTAATAAAAGTTCTTTCATAGAACCTTTAGATCATCGAGCCCTTTACATCGCTGCCATCAAAGGACCTCCACGATAAGAACATAGCTAAGGAGAAAGAGAAAATATCAGAAATTTAAGACTGGTATAGAATTATAGCGCTTTAATCTATAGTAATTTATAGTTTTATGAtatataatttagaatttttggcaatgagataaataagtattatttgatcaatttttaatgtattattttattttttattattttttcattttaattcttatttttttccatacttcaaaaaaaatctagtaatcaaaatgaaaatgacttaaaaatcaaatgactaaaataaaagtgTAAACATGATGTGTCGTATACATTTAATTGTCATTAAAGATTTAATActtatgtactaaaataaaaacactttaaaactTGAATGATAAAATTACAAAGATTTCATTTTAAATGACAAAAATTAATTAGATAACAAACGGGATAATTTCCCTTAAATAAACTATTAACCACACAAATATGGCTTATTATCCTCACCGCTTTCATATATAATAATCAAGGTTTGTATTTTACTCACTGTCTTTACTGTAATGATATATTATATGTTGGTATCTCgttaaaaatacttaaaataattataaaataaatccataaaaataaattcagataaaaatttttttaacaaagtgACAACACGTAATCTAAATGCACAAATTAATATACATTGAAAtttcattaaatataaaaaacctaattaataattatttgaagGAAAAACCTAAATGTATTTGTCTGAGTGATTGGACAGCTCTGACATTTTTGTATAAATAGGCAGTGTCTTTGATCACAATTAACAACCAAAAATCCTTAACTTCTACTATCAAAGCCATGCCTTCTTTCTCAATACCATTCAaaatcttcttcttcctcctcttctTTGCATCTTCCCATGCTTTCTCTTCTAAAACCATACCCTCCAGGGAAGCTGAAGCTCTTCTAAAATGGAAAGCTAGCCTCCCCAGCAACACCCAAACTTTGCTCTCTTCTTTGTGGGGAGGAAGAGACCATTGCAATTGGACTGGAATCACTTGCAACAATGCTGGAAGCGTCACCAATATGACCCTGAGagaatttgaattgaaattgagcGGTAAGCTTCACAATCTCAACTTCTTTTACTTCCCCAACTTGATTACGCTTGATCTTCGAAACAACTCATTGTATGGGTCCATTCCTTCATACATCGGGAACCTTTCCAACCTCAACTTCCTTGCCTTGTCACACAATAATTTCTCTGGGAATACCCCTTTAGAATTTGGCTTATTGAAAAGTCTTTATACGATCTCCTTACGCTACAATTCAATCAGTGGTTCCATTCCAAGAGAAATAGGAAGGCTGAgaacaatttcacacatttatttcatGAGAAACAATCTAACCGGTCCAATTCCAATAGAAATTTCATAGATTGTAGATGCATGAAAATAATTCACAACGCTGTTGGCTAAAGTAACTTTTGGCTTCTATTATCTTTTCAGAATATATTACCTCACTCAttgttttaagtaaaaaaaaaagagcatgCTTTATCTTTTCAATTGGTTCCATGTTTCATCTTTCAAAAGGGACCCTTTTCTATTAATGCCTTGAAACTtggctcttaaataaaaagaataaaaccaATGTGATGCCTTCTAGAACACATTGATCAAGTAAACATATCCTTCATGAGAACCACTACATTAACCAGACAAAATTGTTTACAATTAGCATATAGGAAGGGGAAATGATTTGCACTAAACTAGAGAAACAATAACTTGCCTTCATTACTAGATTGTTAATTATTAATTGcctacctttgattcttgatttcTCTGTGCAAGTTTTATATTTTGGTAGATGGGAAATTTTATAGACTTATGCTCAACCTAAATACCAAAATAACTGGGGCATATTACTTGGATCCTTTTCTTCTACTCTTCATTGTTTAAGATCATGACTTTTGGATCTAGCTTAACCTCTTTCTAACCCTTGTCTTGCTTTACTGCACAAGAATGTGGTGCTGTTCTTATTGCAATTCTTAGAGAAGcaaaaacatttttcaaatttgaatgcAGGCACGGTTGCAACTTGGATCTTCATGCATAGAGATATAGTTATTGAATAAGCTAAATATTGATAAATTTGCTTGTGTCTTTTTGCTCTATCATGTCTAACGAGCACAATCAAAACTTTAGCTGatcttttttgttttgttgatCACTGAGTGATTGTTATGATATAAGATGCTAGAAATCAGGCTGAAGAATGCTtgtcatgtgattttaatataaTGTGATTTTCATATCTTGTATCTGTGTTATCTTCCCATTTTGTGTTCACAACGGTTTGGAGTTTATTTATGCAGGTGTAAAAATTTTGGATGTTCATTTgtgatttattatatatatgtctGCTAATTGTTGGAAATGCCGGAAAAGTTGAAAGTAAAAATAGTTCAAAGCCTGAAATTCTCTCAAGCTTATGTGAATTGTTGTGTTCTGTAAAATTGGGCTTATGAACTGAAGATGTTAATTACCTTATCTTCATTGTTTGCAGGTGTAATTTTATCCTTAACAATGTTATAGAAAAAGTTTTGTTATTGACTCGGAGAAGGGAAAAATACTTAGTAGTTGCTACAGTTCGCTTTGTTCGCACTATTCTCACTCGTCATGTAAGTTAATTCACTCGTAATTTTGCTATTTatactcttttatttttcatttattttattatttttgctattatggagtttctttttattcttcttaTAGCATCTCAAAAGTTTTGGGCATGCTTTGCTCACCACAACACTAGTTGTTGGAATCGACTCTACTATCCAATTTACAATTTCTAAGAAGTATGTATATTTAATTGCTCTATTTAAATTGCAcataatatcattaaattattatcCCTTACTTCCAATAAATACATAGGGTTCAACAATTGTTGGGTCTTAGCTagcttctttaatttctcat
Coding sequences within it:
- the LOC107915279 gene encoding LRR receptor-like serine/threonine-protein kinase FLS2, with translation MPSFSIPFKIFFFLLFFASSHAFSSKTIPSREAEALLKWKASLPSNTQTLLSSLWGGRDHCNWTGITCNNAGSVTNMTLREFELKLSGVILSLTML